A window of Streptomyces sp. SAI-127 contains these coding sequences:
- a CDS encoding YihY/virulence factor BrkB family protein — MDWLKRLPVVGPLWVRLTATHAWRSYERLDRVKWTRLAAAMTFTSFVALFPLLTVAAAIAAATLSTDQQNDLQDKIADQVPGISEQLNIGDLVQNAGTVGLIAAAALLFTGIGWAGSMRECLRAVWELPDEDENAILRKGKDLGILVGFGGAVLVTLAISTVASALVDWIGGELGLQEGGAGRVLLRVAAFVIAVLADFLLLLYVLTLLPGVEPGRRRLFVAALTGAIGFELLKLLLSGYMQGVATKSMYGAFGVPVALLLWINFTAKLVLFCAAWTATGSKEQELTDETSDDVPDPAAASGG; from the coding sequence ATGGACTGGCTGAAGAGACTCCCCGTCGTCGGGCCCCTCTGGGTGCGCCTGACGGCCACGCACGCGTGGCGGTCGTACGAACGGCTGGACCGGGTGAAGTGGACCCGGCTGGCCGCGGCGATGACGTTCACCAGCTTCGTCGCGCTGTTCCCGCTGCTCACCGTGGCCGCAGCGATCGCCGCCGCCACGCTCAGCACGGATCAGCAGAACGACCTCCAGGACAAGATCGCCGATCAGGTGCCCGGCATCTCCGAGCAACTGAACATCGGCGACCTGGTGCAGAACGCCGGCACCGTCGGCCTCATCGCCGCCGCCGCCCTGCTGTTCACCGGCATCGGCTGGGCCGGCTCGATGCGCGAGTGTCTGCGCGCGGTGTGGGAGCTGCCCGACGAGGACGAGAACGCCATCCTGCGCAAGGGCAAGGACCTGGGCATCCTGGTCGGGTTCGGCGGCGCGGTCCTGGTCACGCTCGCCATCTCCACCGTCGCCTCCGCGCTGGTCGACTGGATCGGCGGGGAACTGGGCCTCCAGGAGGGCGGCGCGGGCCGGGTCCTGCTGCGCGTCGCCGCGTTCGTCATCGCCGTACTCGCCGACTTCCTGCTCCTGCTGTACGTCCTGACCCTGCTGCCCGGGGTCGAGCCGGGGCGCCGCCGGCTGTTCGTCGCCGCGCTGACCGGCGCGATCGGTTTCGAACTGCTGAAGCTGCTGCTGAGCGGCTATATGCAGGGCGTGGCGACGAAGAGCATGTACGGCGCGTTCGGCGTCCCCGTCGCCCTGCTGCTGTGGATCAACTTCACGGCGAAACTGGTGCTGTTCTGCGCCGCGTGGACGGCGACGGGGAGCAAGGAGCAGGAGCTCACGGACGAGACGAGCGACGACGTACCAGATCCGGCAGCGGCCAGCGGCGGTTGA
- a CDS encoding D-alanyl-D-alanine carboxypeptidase — MSAPQKKTAGRSLLVTSAAALSSLALTAPVALAAPSPSPSASPSATPPSNMSTVGGSRLGRAGTQVNLASGVPVLPKDITARSWIVTDAESGDVLAAHNAHWRLPPASTMKMLFADTVLPKFAKTEKHKVVPSDLAGMGAGSSLVGIKEGETYTVHDLWLGVFLRSGNDAVRVLSAMNKGVAKTVTEMNEHAEELQALDTHVVSPDGYDAPGQVSSAYDLTLIARSGLQKKDFREYCSTVTAKFPGETKKDKKGKIVRKPFEIQNTNRLLSGDSDISQYQGIAGVKNGNTTNAGATFTGVAERNGRVLLVTVMNPSKDEHNEVYKETAKLFDWGFKAAGKVQPVGELVPPRGAAQSSGQPGDSGEAGGGSGDSAGSGASAKPVASATADGGSRGMETALAITGGLLVLLAGAAFLVNRRWPLPDLVRRRSSRP, encoded by the coding sequence GTGTCCGCACCCCAGAAGAAGACCGCCGGGCGATCCCTGCTGGTCACCTCCGCCGCCGCCCTGTCGTCCCTCGCGCTGACCGCGCCGGTCGCTCTCGCGGCTCCCAGTCCGTCACCGAGCGCGTCCCCGAGCGCCACTCCCCCGTCGAACATGTCGACCGTGGGCGGCTCGCGGCTCGGCCGGGCGGGCACGCAGGTCAATCTCGCGAGCGGGGTCCCGGTGCTGCCCAAGGACATCACCGCGCGCTCCTGGATCGTCACGGACGCCGAGTCCGGCGATGTGCTCGCCGCACACAACGCGCACTGGCGGCTGCCCCCGGCGAGCACCATGAAGATGCTCTTCGCGGACACCGTGCTGCCGAAGTTCGCCAAGACCGAGAAGCACAAGGTCGTCCCCTCCGATCTCGCGGGCATGGGCGCCGGCTCCAGCCTGGTCGGGATAAAGGAGGGCGAGACGTACACGGTCCACGATCTGTGGCTCGGCGTCTTCCTTCGCTCCGGCAACGACGCCGTGCGCGTCCTGTCCGCGATGAACAAGGGCGTCGCCAAGACCGTCACGGAGATGAACGAGCACGCCGAGGAGCTCCAGGCCCTCGACACGCATGTGGTCAGCCCCGACGGCTACGACGCCCCCGGCCAGGTCTCCTCGGCCTACGACCTGACCCTGATCGCCCGTTCCGGCCTGCAGAAGAAGGACTTCCGCGAGTACTGCTCGACGGTCACCGCGAAGTTCCCCGGTGAGACGAAGAAGGACAAGAAAGGCAAGATCGTCCGCAAGCCCTTCGAGATCCAGAACACCAACCGACTGCTGAGCGGCGACTCCGACATCTCGCAGTACCAGGGCATCGCAGGTGTGAAGAACGGCAACACCACCAACGCCGGTGCCACCTTCACCGGTGTCGCCGAGCGCAATGGCAGGGTGCTGCTCGTCACCGTCATGAACCCGTCCAAGGACGAGCACAACGAGGTCTACAAGGAGACCGCGAAGCTCTTCGACTGGGGCTTCAAGGCGGCCGGCAAGGTGCAGCCGGTGGGTGAGTTGGTGCCGCCGAGGGGCGCCGCGCAGTCCAGCGGCCAGCCGGGGGACTCCGGCGAGGCCGGGGGTGGCTCCGGGGACTCCGCGGGCTCAGGGGCCTCGGCGAAGCCCGTCGCGTCCGCCACGGCAGACGGCGGCTCCCGCGGCATGGAGACCGCCCTCGCGATCACGGGCGGCCTCCTTGTGCTGCTCGCGGGTGCCGCGTTCCTCGTCAACCGCCGCTGGCCGCTGCCGGATCTGGTACGTCGTCGCTCGTCTCGTCCGTGA
- a CDS encoding FAD-binding oxidoreductase, with amino-acid sequence MSADTVPVTGWGRTAPTAARLIRPRSYEEAVTAVRGCGARGGIPRGLGRAYGDAAQNAGGAVFDMTGLNRVHAIDAEGGSVLCDAGVSLHRLMEVLLPLGWFVPVTPGTRYVTVGGAIGADIHGRNHHVSGSFSRHVLSFELLTADGEIRTVRRGTPLFDATTGGLGLTGMILTATVQLQPVETSLMSVDTERARDLDDLMARLTAADHQYRYSVARVDLLARGAATGRAVLTRGDHVALEALATPGLLARGTRARRAPLAFGTPRFPAPPPFLPEGLLNRTTVGLFNELWYRKAPRARTGRLQSISAFFHPLDAVPHWNRIYGRGGLVQYQFAVGRGQEEALRRIVRRVSGQRCPSFPAVLKRFGDADPGWLSFPVPGWTLALDLPAALPGLGALLDELDEEVAMAGGRVCLAKDSRLRPELLTAMYPRLDDFRALRAELDPRGVFTSDLSRRLTLQVL; translated from the coding sequence ATGTCTGCCGACACCGTTCCCGTCACGGGATGGGGGCGCACCGCCCCCACCGCGGCCCGTTTGATCCGTCCACGGAGCTACGAGGAGGCCGTGACCGCCGTCCGGGGCTGCGGGGCCCGTGGCGGCATCCCGAGGGGCCTGGGACGGGCGTACGGGGACGCGGCACAGAACGCGGGCGGCGCGGTGTTCGACATGACCGGCCTGAACCGCGTTCACGCGATCGACGCCGAAGGCGGCAGCGTGCTGTGCGACGCGGGCGTCTCCCTGCACCGGCTGATGGAGGTACTGCTGCCGCTCGGCTGGTTCGTGCCGGTGACCCCCGGCACCCGGTACGTCACCGTCGGCGGTGCGATCGGCGCGGACATCCACGGCAGGAACCACCATGTGTCCGGCTCCTTCTCCCGCCATGTGCTGTCGTTCGAACTGCTCACCGCCGACGGCGAGATCCGCACCGTGCGCCGCGGCACACCTCTGTTCGACGCGACCACCGGCGGCCTGGGTCTGACCGGGATGATCCTCACCGCGACGGTCCAGCTCCAGCCGGTCGAGACGTCCCTGATGTCGGTGGACACGGAACGCGCGCGGGACCTCGACGACCTGATGGCCCGTCTGACGGCGGCCGATCACCAGTACCGCTACTCGGTCGCCCGGGTCGACCTGCTGGCCCGCGGGGCTGCGACCGGGCGGGCGGTTCTCACGCGGGGCGATCACGTGGCGCTGGAAGCGCTGGCGACACCGGGACTGCTCGCCAGGGGCACGCGCGCGCGTAGAGCCCCGTTGGCCTTCGGGACCCCGCGCTTCCCGGCCCCGCCCCCCTTCCTCCCCGAGGGACTTCTCAACCGCACGACCGTCGGGCTGTTCAACGAGCTCTGGTACCGGAAGGCGCCCCGCGCGCGTACCGGCCGGCTGCAGAGCATCTCCGCGTTCTTCCACCCCCTCGACGCCGTGCCCCACTGGAACCGGATCTACGGCCGCGGCGGCCTCGTTCAGTACCAGTTCGCCGTCGGACGGGGCCAGGAGGAGGCCCTGCGCCGGATCGTGCGGCGGGTCTCCGGGCAGCGGTGCCCGTCCTTTCCCGCCGTGCTCAAGCGGTTCGGGGACGCCGACCCCGGGTGGCTCTCCTTCCCGGTGCCCGGCTGGACCCTGGCCCTGGACCTCCCGGCCGCTCTGCCCGGTCTCGGCGCCCTCCTCGACGAACTGGACGAGGAGGTGGCCATGGCCGGCGGGCGGGTCTGTCTGGCCAAGGACTCCCGTCTGCGGCCGGAACTGCTCACCGCGATGTACCCGCGCCTCGACGACTTCCGTGCGCTGCGCGCTGAGCTGGACCCGCGCGGGGTGTTCACCTCGGACCTGTCCCGCCGTCTGACTCTCCAAGTCCTCTGA
- a CDS encoding decaprenylphospho-beta-D-erythro-pentofuranosid-2-ulose 2-reductase: MKDAFGIPQSLLILGGTSEIALATARRLVVRRTRTVWLAGRPSPALESAATHLRSLGAEVHTVAFDALDPGSHETVLGKVFAEGDIDMVLLAFGILGDQAYDEREPVAAVRVAQTNYTGAVSAGLVSARALQAQGHGSLVVLSSVAGERARRADFIYGSSKAGLDVFAQGLGDALHGTGVHVMVVRPGFVRSRMTAGLEEAPLATTPEAVATAIELGLRRRSETVWVPGALRVVMAAVRHLPRAVFRLLPL, encoded by the coding sequence GTGAAGGACGCCTTCGGCATTCCCCAGTCCCTGCTCATCCTCGGCGGTACGTCCGAGATCGCGCTGGCCACCGCCCGGCGCCTCGTCGTCCGCCGCACCCGCACGGTGTGGCTGGCGGGGCGCCCGTCCCCTGCCCTGGAGTCGGCCGCCACGCACCTGCGCTCTCTGGGGGCCGAGGTCCACACCGTCGCCTTCGACGCGCTGGACCCCGGGTCCCATGAGACCGTGCTCGGCAAGGTGTTCGCCGAGGGCGACATCGACATGGTGCTGCTCGCCTTCGGGATCCTCGGGGACCAGGCCTACGACGAGCGCGAGCCGGTAGCGGCGGTGCGGGTCGCGCAGACCAACTACACGGGCGCCGTGTCGGCGGGACTGGTGTCCGCGCGCGCGTTGCAGGCCCAGGGGCACGGCTCGCTCGTCGTGCTCTCCTCCGTAGCCGGCGAGCGTGCCCGCCGCGCCGACTTCATCTACGGCTCCAGCAAGGCCGGCCTCGACGTCTTCGCCCAGGGGCTGGGCGACGCCCTGCACGGCACGGGCGTCCACGTCATGGTCGTACGCCCCGGGTTCGTGCGGTCGAGGATGACGGCCGGTCTGGAGGAGGCACCCCTCGCGACCACTCCGGAGGCCGTCGCGACGGCGATCGAGCTGGGTCTGCGGCGCCGCTCGGAAACGGTGTGGGTGCCGGGGGCGCTGCGGGTGG